The Rissa tridactyla isolate bRisTri1 chromosome 24, bRisTri1.patW.cur.20221130, whole genome shotgun sequence genome has a window encoding:
- the LOC128901248 gene encoding keratin, type II cytoskeletal cochleal produces MSRSVSFSSRSVAVPGISQMRVSTVSSTRGLGGGAGLSRAGGFGSSSLYNLGSTNKRISLGGGSSYSVRSGYGYGGMGFGGALSPGGIQEVTINQNLLTPLNLEIDPNIQRVRKEEKEQIKTLNNRFASFIDKVRFLEQQNKMLETKWSLLQDQKTARSNIAPMFETYISNLRRQLDGLLNDKGRLEGELKNMQDLVEDFKTKYEDEINRRTAAENEFVVLKKDVDAAYMNKVELEAKVDALTDEINFLRSLYEAELNELQAQISDTSVVLSMDNNRNLDLDSIIAEVKAQYEEIANRSRAEAESWYQSKYEALQVTAGKHGDDLRNTKNEISEINRMIQRLQGEIENAKAQRAKMEAAITEAEERGELAIKDAKAKLEELEAALQKAKQDMARQLREYQELMNVKLALDIEIATYRKLLEGEESRLAGDGVGNVNISVVSSSGGGGYASSSGFLGGGIGGGLGLGAGMGSGGLGFSTGGGSKSYTVTTTSSSRRSFRK; encoded by the exons ATGTCCCGGTCTGTGAGTTTCAGCTCTCGCTCTGTGGCCGTCCCAGGGATCAGCCAAATGCGGGTCAGCACCGTCTCCTCGACCCGTGGACTAGGAGGGGGTGCCGGCTTAAGCAGGGCAGGTGGCTTTGGCAGCTCCAGCCTCTACAACCTCGGCTCCACCAACAAGCGGATCTCCCTTGGAGGTGGCAGCTCCTACAGCGTTCGCTCTGGATACGGCTATGGAGGCATGGGATTCGGGGGGGCGCTCAGCCCTGGGGGCATTCAGGAGGTCACCATCAACCAGAACCTCCTGACACCCCTGAATCTGGAGATTGACCCCAACATCCAGCGGGTGcgcaaggaggagaaggagcaaaTCAAGACGCTCAACAACAGATTCGCCTCCTTCATTGACAAG GTCCGGTTCCTGGagcagcaaaacaaaatgctGGAAACCAAATGGAGCCTCCTCCAGGACCAGAAGACCGCCCGGAGTAACATTGCTCCCATGTTTGAGACATACATCAGCAACCTGCGACGGCAGCTGGATGGGTTGTTGAATGACAAAGGGCGTCTGGAGGGTGAACTGAAGAACATGCAGGATCTTGTTGAGGATTTCAAGACCAA ATATGAAGATGAAATCAACAGGCGCACGGCAGCAGAGAACGAGTTTGTGGTGCTCAAGAAG GATGTGGATGCTGCCTACATGAACAAAGTGGAGCTGGAGGCCAAGGTGGATGCGCTGACAGATGAGATTAACTTCCTGAGGTCTCTCTATGAAGCG GAACTTAATGAGCTGCAGGCCCAGATCTCGGACACCTCGGTGGTGCTGTCTATGGATAACAATCGAAACCTGGACCTGGACAGCATCATCGCAGAGGTCAAAGCACAGTACGAGGAGATTGCCAACAGGAGCCGGGCAGAGGCTGAGTCCTGGTACCAGAGCAAG TACGAGGCGCTGCAGGTCACTGCTGGGAAACATGGAGATGACCTGCGCAACACGAAGAACGAGATCTCGGAGATAAACCGCATGATCCAGAGGCTGCAGGGCGAAATCGAAAACGCAAAGGCTCAG CGTGCCAAGATGGAGGCAGCCATCACCGAAGCTGAGGAACGTGGTGAGTTGGCCATCAAAGATGCCAAGGCAAAGCTGGAGGAACTGGAGGCCGCCCTGCAGAAGGCGAAGCAGGACATGGCCCGGCAGCTGCGCGAGTACCAGGAGCTGATGAATGTCAAGCTGGCCCTGGACATCGAGATCGCGACctacaggaagctgctggagggcGAGGAGAGCAG GTTGGCTGGTGATGGAGTTGGCAACGTCAACATCT CCGTGGTCAGCTCCAGCGGTGGAGGTGGCTATGCCAGTTCCAGTGGATTTCTGGGAGGAGGAATCGGAGGAGGCCTCGGCCTAGGAGCCGGCATGGGCAGTGGCGGGCTCGGCTTCTCCACTGGGGGTGGCTCCAAATCCTACACCGTCACCACAACGTCGTCCAGCAGGAGAAGCTTCAGGAAGTAA
- the LOC128901218 gene encoding keratin, type II cytoskeletal cochleal-like: MSCCCHSTSSRPAIRNFSSSCAALPRNRRTFSTASCRRGGGVGYCGVGYFSSRSLDAVAFSRPRIAVGRRSPPRRGHGFRAAGTRFSYRSAGFGYRVCGASRPCAITPITINEQLLQPLRLELDPNVQTVKYQEKEQIKTLNNKFASFIDKVRFLEQQNKVLETKWSFLQGQKLRKNTITPMLETYTGNLKKQLDALGGKRAQLETELKAARQVLETNKKMYKDERSQRTCTERELIALKKDASCFFLNKEELEAKVESLKEEAEFLRTFYEEETHQLQAQISHTWVVMQMDNSRDLDLDGTIADVKARYEDIARRSQAEAQAWYESKFEELRVTAGRNADSLRETKNEIAELTRGVQRLNGEVRSAMDQRCKLEAAVVDAEQRGESTVKDAKQKLSELETALQQTKANLTRQLREYQELMNVKLALDIEIVTYRKLLEGEESREFPKLKLSFALPFAALCHSQGGLAYGLEPGFASTHASANRNQTSVGVCGTAASGSEGSSSRSTRSSHVKVVSMTKSTRSNA, from the exons atgtcctgctgctgccacagcaCCAGCTCCCGCCCTGCCATCAGGAATTTCAGCTCTTCTTGTGCAGCTCTTCCCAGGAATCGACGTACTTTCAGCACTGCCTCGTGTCGCCGGGGTGGTGGCGTGGGCTACTGTGGTGTGGGTTACTTCAGCAGCAGAAGTCTTGATGCTGTGGCCTTCTCCAGGCCCAGAATAGCTGTTGGAAGACGTTCTCCTCCAAGACGTGGACATGGCTTCCGTGCAGCTGGCACGAGGTTCAGCTACCGAAGCGCTGGCTTTGGCTACAGGGTTTGTGGAGCCTCCAGGCCATGCGCCATCACACCCATCACCATCAATGAGCAACTGCTCCAACCGCTCAGACTGGAACTCGATCCCAATGTGCAAACGGTGAAGTACCAGGAGAAGGAGCAGATCAAGACCCTCAACAACAAATTTGCTTCTTTCATTGACAAG GTTCGATTCCTGGAACAGCAGAACAAGGTGCTGGAGACCAAGTGGAGCTTTCTGCAGGGTCAAAAGCTCCGCAAGAATACCATCACGCCCATGTTAGAGACTTATACTGGTAACTTGAAGAAGCAGCTGGACGCACTGGGGGGCAAGAGAGCCCAGTTAGAAACAGAGCTGAAAGCAGCACGGCAGGTTTTGGAAACCAACAAGAAAAT GTACAAGGACGAACGCAGCCAGCGGACATGCACCGAGAGGGAGCTCATTGCCCTGAAGAAG GACGcaagctgttttttcttaaacaaagaaGAGCTGGAAGCCAAGGTGGAAAGCCTGAAAGAGGAGGCTGAATTCCTGAGAACGTTCTATGAGGAG GAAACCCACCAGCTGCAGGCCCAGATCTCACATACTTGGGTGGTGATGCAGATGGACAACAGCCGAGATCTTGACCTGGATGGCACCATTGCGGACGTCAAGGCTCGGTACGAGGACATTGCCCGCAGGAGCCAGGCAGAAGCACAGGCCTGGTACGAAAGCAAG TTTGAGGAGCTGCGAGTCACTGCAGGCAGAAACGCTGACAGCCTGCGAGAGACGAAAAACGAGATAGCTGAGTTGACACGGGGAGTCCAGAGACTGAACGGAGAAGTGAGGAGCGCCATGGACCAG CGCTGCAAGCTGGAAGCCGCCGTGGTCGACGCTGAGCAGCGTGGGGAAAGCACCGTCAAGGATGCGAAGCAGAAACTCTCTGAGCTGGagacagccctgcagcagaccaAGGCCAACCTGACCCGGCAGCTCCGCGAGTACCAGGAGCTGATGAACGTCAAGCTGGCCCTGGACATCGAGATCGTCACCTACAGGAAGCtgctggaaggagaagagagCAG ggAGTTCCCCAAGCTGAAACTCAgctttgctctgccttttgcAGCTCTCTGCCATTCGCAGGGGGGTCTCGCCTACGGCCTCGAGCCTGGCTTTGCAAGCACCCATGCGTCAGCCAACAGAAACCAGACCAGCGTGGGGGTCTGCGGCACAGCGGCGAGCGGCAGCGAGGGCAGTAGCAGCAGGAGCACAAGGAGCTCCCACGTGAAGGTGGTGTCCATGACCAAGTCAACCAGGAGCAACGCGTAA